Proteins encoded by one window of Cuniculiplasma divulgatum:
- a CDS encoding DUF7557 family protein yields the protein METTIQIKKDLKERLNSLRLNPKESYDSVIRRLLKLAEDEEPLSKDTIEKIEMSLKDIKEGRVYSTDEVRKRLKIA from the coding sequence ATGGAGACAACTATCCAAATAAAAAAGGATCTTAAGGAAAGACTCAATTCTTTGAGACTCAATCCAAAGGAGTCCTACGATTCAGTCATAAGAAGACTTTTAAAACTTGCAGAGGACGAGGAACCTCTTTCCAAAGATACAATTGAGAAGATAGAAATGTCTCTAAAGGATATTAAAGAGGGTAGGGTATATTCAACCGATGAAGTGAGGAAGAGGCTAAAAATTGCCTGA
- a CDS encoding type II toxin-antitoxin system RelE family toxin encodes MKSVGVENILKNMMIISKNPFHYIKRLRGVPLYSLRAGKYRVIMSIEREKLVIFVIEVGNRKNVYDDL; translated from the coding sequence ATGAAAAGTGTTGGCGTCGAAAATATCTTGAAAAATATGATGATTATCAGCAAAAATCCGTTTCATTACATCAAACGTCTCAGGGGAGTACCGCTTTATAGTTTGAGAGCTGGAAAGTACAGAGTGATCATGAGTATAGAAAGGGAGAAACTTGTTATCTTTGTGATTGAAGTGGGAAACAGAAAGAATGTTTATGATGACTTATAA
- a CDS encoding dienelactone hydrolase family protein: MEIQSKEVQWRVHDIDIYGTITRPVAGENLPAVILLAGSGSTDRDWCSPLLPGSNGSGRLIAERLAENGFVTLRYDKAGSGVHAKENIQKFAGRVNMQYFADELHGAFEKLSGEDGVNMDLIFALTNSEGAIHAVNYQLGNFEKISGVSFLQVHMEDLLEMLPEASFCHSLENCQMQIQL; the protein is encoded by the coding sequence ATGGAGATACAGAGTAAGGAAGTTCAGTGGAGGGTTCATGATATTGATATCTATGGGACCATTACCAGACCAGTCGCAGGAGAGAATCTTCCCGCTGTGATCCTTCTGGCAGGCAGCGGATCTACTGATAGGGACTGGTGCTCTCCGCTTCTTCCAGGATCTAATGGAAGTGGAAGGTTAATTGCAGAAAGACTGGCTGAAAATGGATTTGTAACCCTAAGATACGATAAGGCCGGTTCTGGTGTACATGCAAAGGAGAATATTCAGAAGTTTGCAGGCAGGGTAAATATGCAATATTTTGCAGATGAATTACATGGTGCTTTTGAAAAACTTTCCGGGGAGGATGGAGTTAACATGGACCTTATATTCGCTCTAACAAACAGTGAAGGTGCCATACATGCGGTTAATTACCAGCTTGGGAATTTTGAAAAAATTTCAGGGGTTTCATTCTTACAGGTCCACATGGAAGATCTGTTGGAGATGTTGCCAGAAGCCAGCTTTTGTCACAGTTTGGAAAACTGCCAAATGCAGATACAATTATGA
- a CDS encoding 2-oxoacid:acceptor oxidoreductase family protein: MTGAYRIAGVGGQGVITMAKAISTILMNENLDPVMSEIHGLSQRGGSVVSDIKYDGAKSPILTKNDADVLIGMKTSEALSNMYVLKETGICIGNRINDPGKDVVIDFVEGKKVYWVDCQSIAGDDSSGSINMVLLGFISSMDPKIHFDDAMKYVSNAFGGKYTERNTTMLRRGYEAGVRIFGNVTN, translated from the coding sequence ATGACAGGTGCATACCGGATTGCCGGTGTTGGTGGTCAGGGAGTGATTACCATGGCAAAGGCAATTTCAACCATTCTTATGAATGAGAATCTTGATCCAGTCATGTCTGAGATTCATGGTCTTTCACAGAGGGGCGGAAGTGTTGTTTCAGATATAAAATATGATGGGGCAAAATCGCCCATACTTACAAAAAATGATGCAGATGTACTTATTGGAATGAAAACATCAGAGGCATTATCAAACATGTATGTCCTGAAAGAAACTGGAATATGTATCGGAAACAGAATTAATGATCCGGGGAAGGATGTTGTCATTGACTTTGTTGAGGGAAAGAAGGTTTACTGGGTTGACTGCCAGTCCATAGCCGGTGATGATTCCAGTGGAAGCATCAACATGGTACTTCTAGGATTTATTAGTTCCATGGATCCGAAAATTCATTTTGATGATGCAATGAAATATGTAAGTAATGCTTTTGGGGGAAAATATACTGAAAGAAACACGACCATGCTAAGGAGAGGATATGAGGCAGGAGTTAGAATTTTCGGTAATGTAACCAACTGA
- the iorA gene encoding indolepyruvate ferredoxin oxidoreductase subunit alpha, translated as MILSETLRVENGNKKLMLGNEAIARGLLENGNGFSATYPGTPSSEIGNVMARDGSKNGSYFQYSINEKVAYETAYGASLAGLRSSVFMKHVGLNVASDPFVSSVYTGIGAGMMVMVADDPSMFSSQNEQDSRRYADLAHAPMIEPSTPQECKDFVKFVFEISEKYSIPVLYRTSTRVSHMRAPVELGEIMNAQRKNIDVKSIRNRTTAIPSNARILKNDLLHKMALLGNDSFFSSLNRIERYGSSRIGIITSGSSYNQSTDAIFSMGIEMNVLKLGLTNPIPQEITAQFLKENDIVLIVEELDPYLETKIRTYRDILGSGAIIHGKLDEYMPWSYEMNPDIVKNGIRKILGLNIEDTSIPKPASRPDFCPGCPHRSSFYTIKRALKLAGKPQTVITSDIGCYSLGYYEPYSAGDTMLDMGASISTGSGISLATGQRVVSFIGDSTFYHSGITALANAVRSGANMLIFILDNSTTAMTGQEPTPEKDAVVNGEEFTGIPLEGMIRACGVKDVITASSYNQKELMLTTMKALKSSGITVVITRGECALINREEKARRLKYQINTEKCSLCRNCIDDFHCPAIQEKPDGTIFIDSGECDGCGMCSDIYVCPFKAIEVVQ; from the coding sequence ATGATTCTTTCCGAAACCTTGAGGGTTGAAAATGGCAATAAAAAGCTAATGCTTGGTAATGAGGCCATTGCAAGAGGTCTTCTGGAGAATGGAAATGGGTTCTCTGCAACCTATCCTGGAACACCTTCCAGCGAAATTGGGAATGTTATGGCACGGGATGGAAGTAAGAATGGATCCTATTTCCAGTATTCAATAAATGAGAAGGTTGCATATGAGACCGCCTATGGCGCCTCCCTTGCAGGTCTAAGATCTTCTGTGTTCATGAAGCACGTTGGATTGAATGTTGCCTCTGATCCATTTGTCAGTTCAGTTTATACTGGAATTGGCGCTGGGATGATGGTAATGGTTGCGGATGATCCATCAATGTTTTCTTCTCAGAATGAACAGGATTCCAGAAGATATGCTGATCTTGCACATGCTCCGATGATAGAGCCGTCAACTCCGCAGGAATGCAAGGACTTTGTGAAATTTGTTTTTGAGATATCAGAGAAATATTCCATACCTGTCTTATACAGGACATCAACAAGGGTAAGCCACATGAGAGCGCCAGTGGAACTTGGAGAAATCATGAATGCTCAGAGGAAGAATATTGATGTAAAAAGCATTAGAAACAGGACAACGGCCATCCCTTCCAATGCACGTATTCTGAAAAATGATCTGCTGCATAAGATGGCTCTTCTAGGAAATGATAGCTTCTTCTCCTCACTCAACAGAATTGAGCGATATGGGAGTTCCAGAATTGGTATAATCACCTCAGGGTCCTCGTATAACCAATCCACTGATGCGATCTTTTCTATGGGTATTGAAATGAATGTGCTGAAACTTGGGCTTACCAATCCAATCCCACAGGAAATAACGGCTCAATTCCTGAAGGAAAATGATATTGTTCTTATTGTTGAAGAACTTGATCCATATCTTGAGACAAAGATAAGGACATACAGGGATATTCTTGGCAGTGGTGCAATCATTCACGGAAAGCTGGATGAATATATGCCATGGTCATATGAGATGAACCCGGACATTGTAAAAAATGGCATCAGGAAGATACTTGGCCTTAATATTGAAGACACATCAATCCCCAAGCCTGCTTCCAGACCTGATTTCTGCCCCGGATGTCCTCACAGATCATCCTTCTACACAATAAAGAGGGCACTAAAACTTGCAGGAAAGCCGCAGACTGTGATCACCTCAGATATCGGATGTTATTCACTTGGTTACTATGAGCCATACTCTGCTGGAGATACGATGCTTGATATGGGAGCGTCCATCTCCACCGGTTCAGGCATAAGCCTCGCCACAGGACAGAGAGTGGTATCGTTCATCGGTGATTCAACATTTTACCATTCAGGCATAACCGCTCTGGCAAATGCAGTAAGATCAGGAGCTAACATGCTAATATTCATTTTGGATAACAGCACCACTGCAATGACTGGTCAGGAACCAACACCAGAGAAGGATGCGGTTGTAAACGGTGAAGAATTCACAGGAATTCCACTTGAGGGAATGATCAGGGCATGCGGTGTAAAGGATGTTATAACTGCAAGCAGTTATAACCAGAAAGAGCTCATGCTTACAACCATGAAAGCGTTAAAATCCTCTGGGATTACAGTTGTTATAACAAGAGGAGAATGTGCCCTCATAAACAGAGAAGAAAAGGCACGGAGACTGAAGTATCAGATCAACACTGAAAAATGCAGCCTTTGCAGAAACTGCATTGATGATTTTCACTGTCCAGCAATTCAGGAAAAGCCAGATGGAACCATATTCATAGATTCTGGGGAATGTGATGGATGCGGAATGTGCTCTGACATTTATGTATGTCCATTCAAGGCCATAGAGGTGGTACAATGA
- a CDS encoding fatty acid--CoA ligase: MSNRYELTIDKILISSVRNNPDQIISYQGRENITYKEFNDRVRNLAFSLLKMGIRKGDRIAVIDWDTTRYLEAYYAIPMIGAVLHTVNIRYPPEMIFYSMQHAEDRYVIIRDEFVPLIAQNKAMFSFIRKWIVYSESGKIPGTLEPSVNFDDLVKSQDPVKLPEITEDTIATTFYTSGTTGLPKGVSFTHRQIVLHALASIAGLSDQPIGLKSSDVMMPLVPMFHVHSWGIPYSTIMKGMKYILPGRYDVPLILSIMKKEKVTVSAMVPSILYMIISNPDASGALKENHLKVIVGGGAIPKGLAVKASSIGIDTVAGYGMSETAPILTLGTYTQKVMEMDEQKKSEFRIKTGVPISLVDLRVVDREGKEVPWDTKSIGEIVVRAPWLTQEYVKDKEGTEKLWNNGWMHTGDLAVVDSYGYISIVDREKDAVKSGGEFIPTLVLEDLISTATGVNEVAVVGRSHEKWGERPVAFITVNDKFNLENLKKHMESYVESGRIAKFWLPDDYMVIKEFTKTSTGKIDKKPLRKNL; this comes from the coding sequence ATGTCAAACAGGTATGAATTGACCATAGACAAGATATTGATAAGCTCAGTGAGAAACAACCCTGACCAGATCATTTCTTACCAGGGAAGGGAAAACATAACATATAAAGAATTCAATGATAGGGTAAGAAACCTTGCATTTTCATTATTAAAAATGGGTATCAGGAAGGGTGACAGGATCGCTGTGATTGACTGGGACACCACAAGATATCTGGAAGCATACTATGCAATTCCCATGATTGGGGCTGTACTGCACACTGTAAATATAAGATATCCACCTGAAATGATATTCTATTCCATGCAGCATGCAGAGGACAGATATGTGATCATAAGGGATGAATTCGTACCTCTTATTGCACAGAATAAGGCTATGTTTTCTTTTATCAGAAAGTGGATTGTATATTCAGAAAGTGGAAAAATTCCAGGTACTTTAGAGCCTTCTGTGAATTTTGATGATCTTGTAAAAAGCCAGGACCCTGTGAAACTTCCAGAAATAACAGAAGACACAATCGCAACAACTTTCTATACATCAGGAACAACAGGTCTTCCCAAGGGTGTTTCATTTACACACAGGCAGATTGTGCTACATGCACTGGCTTCCATAGCAGGACTCAGCGATCAGCCCATTGGATTGAAGAGCAGTGATGTTATGATGCCCCTTGTACCCATGTTCCATGTTCATTCGTGGGGGATTCCATATTCCACCATAATGAAGGGAATGAAATATATTCTTCCTGGAAGATACGATGTACCACTGATTCTCAGTATAATGAAGAAGGAAAAGGTCACTGTAAGTGCCATGGTTCCCTCAATCCTATACATGATCATAAGTAATCCAGATGCTTCCGGGGCGTTGAAAGAAAATCACCTGAAAGTCATAGTTGGAGGAGGGGCCATTCCAAAAGGGCTTGCAGTTAAGGCAAGCTCTATTGGGATCGATACAGTGGCCGGTTATGGAATGTCTGAAACCGCTCCAATTCTAACTCTTGGAACATATACACAGAAAGTCATGGAAATGGATGAACAGAAGAAATCTGAGTTCAGGATAAAGACAGGTGTACCAATAAGTCTTGTTGATCTAAGGGTTGTTGATAGGGAAGGTAAGGAGGTTCCATGGGATACAAAATCAATTGGCGAAATAGTAGTCAGGGCACCATGGTTAACTCAGGAATACGTAAAGGATAAGGAAGGAACAGAAAAACTCTGGAATAACGGATGGATGCACACTGGCGATCTGGCAGTTGTTGACAGTTATGGTTATATATCAATAGTGGACAGGGAGAAGGACGCAGTAAAATCTGGAGGTGAATTCATCCCAACACTTGTTCTGGAGGATCTTATCAGTACTGCTACAGGTGTAAATGAGGTTGCAGTTGTGGGAAGAAGTCATGAGAAATGGGGTGAAAGGCCTGTTGCCTTCATAACAGTAAATGATAAGTTCAACCTTGAAAACCTGAAAAAACATATGGAGTCATATGTTGAATCAGGAAGGATAGCCAAATTCTGGCTGCCGGATGATTATATGGTGATAAAGGAATTCACAAAGACAAGTACTGGCAAGATAGACAAAAAACCACTGAGGAAAAATCTATAA
- a CDS encoding GNAT family protein, whose product MEDVVINFPHRRKGTCSFLLRGIPKDHLKAIVADTPLINKQAIAFYQKMGFVKALGLSGEFSKTWNRMSKPE is encoded by the coding sequence ATCGAAGATGTAGTAATCAATTTCCCACACAGAAGAAAAGGCACATGTAGTTTTCTGTTAAGAGGAATTCCAAAGGATCATTTAAAAGCTATTGTGGCAGATACACCATTAATTAACAAACAGGCTATTGCATTTTATCAAAAAATGGGATTTGTAAAGGCCTTGGGATTATCCGGAGAGTTTAGTAAAACATGGAACAGAATGTCAAAACCTGAGTGA
- a CDS encoding plasma-membrane proton-efflux P-type ATPase: MDNEFEKLSTKECYNKLNSSSSGLSSSDVEQRIRQYGKNEVVEKKENAVLKFLKKFWAPVPWMLEITAIITFFIGKDLDTYIILSLLIFNSFISFFQESRASDAVEMLRSRITVKTRVLRNGSWEQIISTELVPGDVVHVRMGDVVPADVKIERGKVEVDQSALTGESNPVRRGENGEIFSGSIVKKGEATGLVVATGAKTLFGHTAELVSSAKSESHLEKLILSIVKYLAVIDVILVLGLVVFSFIYNVPLIDAIPFSLVVLIASIPVALPATFTIATAYGAIDLSKKGALVTRLNAVEDAASMDSICFDKTGTLTKNELTVQEPVLFESSREDITRYAMLASDESSLDSIDLAIINFGKSAGVNMEGYRITDFTPFEPATKRTQAKVETPDGMITVTKGAPQVLAAMCPGIKVDEVMEKARELSLRGYRTIAVAVNDGTTWKFSGLIPMHDPPRDDSKELIGKLRDMGIVPRMITGDSTPIAEEIAKEVGIGQNVSRVSDVISGKTKVDDCNAFAEVFPEDKFSIVKILQKEGHITGMTGDGVNDAPALKQAEVGIAVASATDVAKASASIVLTHEGLTDIVSAVEDGRKIFQRMLTYTLNKIIKTVQVAIFLTTSFFIFRFFVTTPFDIILLLFANDFVTMSIATDNVRFSKNPEKWNVRSLVGSSFSLAMFIVVESFAILIIGMRLGLNNNQIHTFIFDMLVFSGQFTVYMVRERGRFWNSRPSKWLLSATVADLIFISLISWLGILVTAIPLRNILLVLALTFLSMAIIDLGKNYIFRHYGI; the protein is encoded by the coding sequence ATGGATAATGAATTCGAGAAACTGTCCACAAAGGAATGTTACAATAAACTCAATTCTTCATCTTCCGGTCTCAGTTCTTCCGATGTAGAACAGAGGATCAGGCAATATGGTAAAAATGAGGTTGTGGAGAAGAAGGAGAACGCTGTCCTGAAATTTCTGAAGAAGTTTTGGGCGCCTGTACCATGGATGCTTGAAATCACTGCGATCATAACATTTTTTATAGGGAAGGATCTGGATACATATATCATCCTATCCCTTCTAATATTCAACAGCTTCATCAGCTTCTTTCAGGAATCCAGGGCCAGTGATGCAGTGGAGATGCTCAGGAGCAGGATCACTGTAAAAACCAGGGTGCTGAGGAATGGAAGTTGGGAACAGATCATCTCAACTGAACTTGTTCCAGGAGATGTGGTTCATGTAAGAATGGGAGATGTTGTTCCTGCTGACGTTAAGATTGAAAGAGGAAAGGTAGAAGTCGATCAATCAGCACTCACAGGAGAATCAAATCCTGTTAGAAGGGGAGAAAATGGAGAGATATTTTCAGGTTCAATTGTAAAAAAGGGAGAGGCAACAGGACTTGTAGTTGCAACTGGAGCTAAAACACTATTTGGACATACAGCAGAACTTGTCAGCAGCGCAAAATCAGAATCACATCTTGAAAAGCTCATTCTCAGCATTGTGAAATACCTTGCAGTTATAGATGTTATTCTTGTACTCGGCCTCGTCGTATTCTCCTTTATCTATAACGTTCCTCTTATCGATGCCATACCTTTCTCACTGGTAGTTCTGATAGCATCAATACCCGTTGCCCTGCCTGCAACATTTACGATCGCAACTGCATACGGTGCAATAGACCTTTCAAAAAAGGGTGCACTTGTTACAAGGTTGAATGCAGTTGAGGACGCTGCTTCCATGGATTCCATATGCTTTGATAAAACCGGTACGCTTACAAAAAATGAACTGACAGTGCAGGAACCTGTTCTATTTGAATCCTCTAGAGAAGATATTACAAGATATGCCATGCTTGCATCAGATGAATCCAGCCTGGATTCAATAGATCTTGCAATCATAAATTTTGGGAAATCAGCAGGAGTAAATATGGAAGGGTACAGGATAACTGATTTCACACCCTTTGAACCCGCCACAAAGAGGACACAGGCAAAGGTTGAAACACCTGATGGAATGATCACTGTCACAAAGGGCGCACCACAGGTTTTAGCCGCCATGTGTCCTGGAATCAAAGTAGATGAGGTTATGGAAAAGGCCAGGGAACTTTCTCTAAGAGGATATAGAACAATTGCTGTGGCGGTAAATGATGGAACTACCTGGAAATTCAGTGGACTCATTCCCATGCATGATCCTCCACGGGATGACTCGAAAGAACTCATAGGAAAACTAAGGGACATGGGTATTGTACCTAGAATGATTACAGGTGATTCTACACCCATTGCAGAGGAGATAGCAAAGGAAGTTGGTATAGGACAGAATGTAAGCAGGGTTTCTGATGTTATTTCTGGAAAAACGAAGGTGGATGACTGCAATGCTTTTGCAGAGGTATTTCCGGAGGATAAATTTTCCATTGTAAAAATCCTGCAGAAGGAGGGACACATCACAGGAATGACTGGTGATGGTGTCAATGATGCTCCAGCACTGAAGCAGGCAGAGGTTGGTATTGCAGTTGCCTCGGCCACAGATGTTGCCAAGGCTTCAGCCAGTATAGTTCTTACCCATGAGGGGCTTACAGATATAGTCAGTGCAGTCGAGGACGGAAGGAAGATCTTTCAGAGAATGCTTACATACACTCTTAACAAGATAATAAAAACAGTACAGGTTGCAATTTTCCTCACAACTTCGTTTTTCATATTCAGATTCTTCGTCACAACACCCTTTGATATAATCCTGCTACTTTTTGCGAACGATTTCGTTACAATGTCCATCGCAACTGACAATGTGAGATTCTCAAAGAACCCTGAGAAGTGGAATGTGAGATCGCTTGTTGGATCCTCCTTTAGCCTTGCAATGTTCATTGTTGTGGAATCCTTTGCTATCCTGATTATAGGAATGAGGCTTGGCCTAAACAACAATCAGATCCATACATTCATATTTGACATGCTGGTCTTTTCTGGCCAGTTCACCGTCTATATGGTTAGGGAGAGGGGAAGATTCTGGAATTCAAGGCCAAGCAAATGGTTACTGTCTGCGACAGTTGCAGATTTAATATTTATCAGTCTGATCTCATGGCTGGGAATACTGGTTACTGCTATTCCACTGCGTAATATTCTACTGGTTCTCGCCCTTACGTTCCTTTCAATGGCCATAATTGATCTTGGTAAAAATTATATTTTCAGGCATTATGGTATCTGA